A DNA window from Macadamia integrifolia cultivar HAES 741 chromosome 4, SCU_Mint_v3, whole genome shotgun sequence contains the following coding sequences:
- the LOC122075651 gene encoding nuclear poly(A) polymerase 4-like isoform X2 translates to MADSGAPTGSPPTQAVQQYGVTKPISVAGPTEADIQRSLEMEKFLFDAGLYESNEEAALREEVLGQIDQIVKGWVKQLTRQKGYTDQMVDDANAVIFTFGSYRLGVHGPAADIDTLCVGPSYVNREEDFFSILHDILADIEEVAELQPVPDAHVPVMKFKFRGISIDLLYASVSLLVVPENLDISHESVLFDVDEQTVRSLNGCRVADQILRLVPNVEHFRTTLRCLKFWAKRRGVYSNVTGFLGGVNWALLVARVCQLYPNANPSMLVSRFFRVYTQWRWPNPVMLCSIEEEELGFAVWDPRKNPRDRTHVMPIITPAYPCMNSSYNVSTSTLRVMMDQFQFGNKICEEIELNKAQWSALFEPYLFFESYKNYLQVDIVAADADDLRSWKGWVESRLRQLTLKIERDTFGMLQCHPYPNEYVDTSKQCAHCAFYMGLQRKQGLRVQEGQQFDIRGTVDEFRHSVIMYTFWKPGMEIYVSHVRRKQIPSYVFPDGYRRPRPTRSPGLQAEKSSQEDDECRNGSAERRLKRKKDPEVADLKENSKLQKRISISPPRLESFSPVSNCRSGDMYQTDGKVEHSGSGNVDNHAESGFSGCKLGNKKSAGNDVQPNSALLSETFQDGIEYKVGDQASERVEKTEAESAGDGASGMPNTVVGACEADSDTLLDNECVNGSAIFQNGLTEELEPNVALGMVLKARSGVSSDSVQKPVIRHVFTNPKFSLGNVRTVLSLYCPVWLAVCLCPWQVELDIDGMRLDGC, encoded by the exons ATGGCCGATTCCGGGGCGCCGACTGGCTCCCCGCCTACACAAGCAGTGCAGCAGTATGGGGTGACAAAACCTATATCTGTTGCTGGACCTACCGAGGCCGATATTCAGAGAAGCTTGGAAATGGAGAAG TTCTTGTTTGATGCGGGGCTTTATGAGAGCAACGAAGAAGCTGCACTGAGAGAAGAGGTTCTTGGTCAAATCGATCAG ATTGTGAAAGGTTGGGTGAAGCAGCTAACACGACAGAAAGGGTATACTGATCAAATGGTGGATGATGCTAATGCTGTAATATTTACTTTTGGGTCATATCGGCTTGGG GTACATGGTCCTGCGGCTGACATAGATACTTTGTGTGTTGGGCCTTCCTATGTGAATCGGGAG GAGGATTTCTTTAGTATTTTACATGATATCCTGGCTGACATAGAAGAAGTTGCGGAGCTTCAACCCGTTCCAGATGCTCATGTGCCTGTAATGAAATTCAAGTTCCGGGGAATATCTATTGATCTTCTTTATGCTAGTGTCTCTCTTTTGGTTGTTCCAGAA AATTTGGATATCTCCCATGAATCTGTATTGTTCGATGTTGATGAACAAACTGTTCGAAGCCTAAATGGATGTCGGGTTGCAGACCAAATTCTTCGACTTGTTCCAAATGTTGAG CATTTCCGTACGACACTTAGGTGTTTAAAGTTTTGGGCCAAAAGACGTGGTGTTTATTCTAAT GTGACTGGATTTCTTGGTGGTGTGAATTGGGCTCTTTTAGTTGCTCGGGTATGCCAGCTTTATCCAAATGCAAATCCGAGTATGCTGGTTTCCCGGTTTTTCAGGGTTTATACTCAGTGGCGTTGGCCAAACCCTGTGATGCTTTGTTCAATTGAAGAGGAAGAACTTGGGTTCGCTGTTTGGGATCCTCGTAAAAACCCCCGTGATCGGACTCATGTAATGCCAATAATCACGCCTGCATATCCTTGCATGAACTCTAGCTACAACGTTTCGACAAGTACCCTCCGGGTTATGATGGACCAGTTCCAGTTTGGAAACAAGATCTGTGAG GAAATTGAACTGAATAAAGCTCAGTGGAGTGCCTTATTTGAGCCATATCTTTTCTTCGAGTCGTATAAAAACTATCTGCAGGTTGACATAGTTGCAGCTGATGCTGACGATTTGCGTTCTTGGAAGGGCTGGGTGGAGTCCCGGCTTAGGCAACTTACTCTGAAG ATAGAGCGAGACACATTTGGGATGTTGCAGTGCCATCCTTACCCAAATGAATATGTTGACACTTCAAAGCAGTGTGCACATTGTGCCTTTTATATGGGTTTGCAGAGGAAACAGGGGTTGAGAGTCCAGGAAGGCCAGCAGTTTGATATACGTGGGACAGTTGATGAGTTTAGGCATTCAGTGATCATGTACACGTTCTGGAAACCTGGGATGGAAATCTATGTTTCTCATGTTCGTAGAAAGCAGATCCCTTCATATGTGTTTCCTGATGGGTACAGACGACCTAGGCCAACAAGGAGTCCAGGACTACAAGCAGAGAAATCATctcaagaagatgatgagtgtAGGAATGGTTCTGCGGAGAGAAGactcaagaggaagaaggatCCTGAAGTTGCCGATCTGAAGGAAAATTCAAAACTTCAGAAACGCATTTCTATCAGCCCTCCAAGACTAGAATCCTTTTCTCCTGTATCTAACTGCAGGTCTGGAGACATGTATCAAACCGATGGTAAAGTGGAGCATTCAGGATCTGGAAATGTGGACAATCATGCTGAGTCCGGGTTTTCAGGTTGCAAGTTGGGAAACAAGAAAAGTGCTGGGAATGATGTGCAGCCCAATAGTGCGCTGTTAAGTGAAACATTTCAGGATGGCATTGAGTACAAAGTAGGGGATCAGGCATCTGAGAGAGTGGAGAAAACAGAGGCTGAATCTGCTGGCGATGGAGCTAGTGGCATGCCAAATACCGTG GTTGGTGCATGTGAAGCAGATTCCGACACACTATTGGATAATGAATGCGTAAATGGGAGTGCAATTTTTCAAAATGGCTTGACAGAAGAGTTGGAg CCAAATGTTGCACTTGGGATGGTCTTAAAAGCTCGAAGTGGAGTAAGTTCAGATTCTGTTCAGAAACCAGTGATAAGGCATGTGTTTACAAACCCTAAGTTTTCTCTTGGAAATGTTCGTACTGTGTTATCTTTATACTGTCCTGTTTGGTTGGCTGTCTGCTTATGTCCATGGCAGGTTGAGCTTGACATCGACGGCATGAGGCTTGATGGCTGCTGA
- the LOC122075651 gene encoding nuclear poly(A) polymerase 4-like isoform X4 — translation MADSGAPTGSPPTQAVQQYGVTKPISVAGPTEADIQRSLEMEKFLFDAGLYESNEEAALREEVLGQIDQIVKGWVKQLTRQKGYTDQMVDDANAVIFTFGSYRLGVHGPAADIDTLCVGPSYVNREEDFFSILHDILADIEEVAELQPVPDAHVPVMKFKFRGISIDLLYASVSLLVVPENLDISHESVLFDVDEQTVRSLNGCRVADQILRLVPNVEHFRTTLRCLKFWAKRRGVYSNVTGFLGGVNWALLVARVCQLYPNANPSMLVSRFFRVYTQWRWPNPVMLCSIEEEELGFAVWDPRKNPRDRTHVMPIITPAYPCMNSSYNVSTSTLRVMMDQFQFGNKICEEIELNKAQWSALFEPYLFFESYKNYLQVDIVAADADDLRSWKGWVESRLRQLTLKIERDTFGMLQCHPYPNEYVDTSKQCAHCAFYMGLQRKQGLRVQEGQQFDIRGTVDEFRHSVIMYTFWKPGMEIYVSHVRRKQIPSYVFPDGYRRPRPTRSPGLQAEKSSQEDDECRNGSAERRLKRKKDPEVADLKENSKLQKRISISPPRLESFSPVSNCRSGDMYQTDGKVEHSGSGNVDNHAESGFSGCKLGNKKSAGNDVQPNSALLSETFQDGIEYKVGDQASERVEKTEAESAGDGASGMPNTVVSTSEDVESVSVGGSCENADSSEWSDNVGPLQVGACEADSDTLLDNECVNGSAIFQNGLTEELEPNVALGMVLKARSGVSSDSVQKPVIRLSLTSTA, via the exons ATGGCCGATTCCGGGGCGCCGACTGGCTCCCCGCCTACACAAGCAGTGCAGCAGTATGGGGTGACAAAACCTATATCTGTTGCTGGACCTACCGAGGCCGATATTCAGAGAAGCTTGGAAATGGAGAAG TTCTTGTTTGATGCGGGGCTTTATGAGAGCAACGAAGAAGCTGCACTGAGAGAAGAGGTTCTTGGTCAAATCGATCAG ATTGTGAAAGGTTGGGTGAAGCAGCTAACACGACAGAAAGGGTATACTGATCAAATGGTGGATGATGCTAATGCTGTAATATTTACTTTTGGGTCATATCGGCTTGGG GTACATGGTCCTGCGGCTGACATAGATACTTTGTGTGTTGGGCCTTCCTATGTGAATCGGGAG GAGGATTTCTTTAGTATTTTACATGATATCCTGGCTGACATAGAAGAAGTTGCGGAGCTTCAACCCGTTCCAGATGCTCATGTGCCTGTAATGAAATTCAAGTTCCGGGGAATATCTATTGATCTTCTTTATGCTAGTGTCTCTCTTTTGGTTGTTCCAGAA AATTTGGATATCTCCCATGAATCTGTATTGTTCGATGTTGATGAACAAACTGTTCGAAGCCTAAATGGATGTCGGGTTGCAGACCAAATTCTTCGACTTGTTCCAAATGTTGAG CATTTCCGTACGACACTTAGGTGTTTAAAGTTTTGGGCCAAAAGACGTGGTGTTTATTCTAAT GTGACTGGATTTCTTGGTGGTGTGAATTGGGCTCTTTTAGTTGCTCGGGTATGCCAGCTTTATCCAAATGCAAATCCGAGTATGCTGGTTTCCCGGTTTTTCAGGGTTTATACTCAGTGGCGTTGGCCAAACCCTGTGATGCTTTGTTCAATTGAAGAGGAAGAACTTGGGTTCGCTGTTTGGGATCCTCGTAAAAACCCCCGTGATCGGACTCATGTAATGCCAATAATCACGCCTGCATATCCTTGCATGAACTCTAGCTACAACGTTTCGACAAGTACCCTCCGGGTTATGATGGACCAGTTCCAGTTTGGAAACAAGATCTGTGAG GAAATTGAACTGAATAAAGCTCAGTGGAGTGCCTTATTTGAGCCATATCTTTTCTTCGAGTCGTATAAAAACTATCTGCAGGTTGACATAGTTGCAGCTGATGCTGACGATTTGCGTTCTTGGAAGGGCTGGGTGGAGTCCCGGCTTAGGCAACTTACTCTGAAG ATAGAGCGAGACACATTTGGGATGTTGCAGTGCCATCCTTACCCAAATGAATATGTTGACACTTCAAAGCAGTGTGCACATTGTGCCTTTTATATGGGTTTGCAGAGGAAACAGGGGTTGAGAGTCCAGGAAGGCCAGCAGTTTGATATACGTGGGACAGTTGATGAGTTTAGGCATTCAGTGATCATGTACACGTTCTGGAAACCTGGGATGGAAATCTATGTTTCTCATGTTCGTAGAAAGCAGATCCCTTCATATGTGTTTCCTGATGGGTACAGACGACCTAGGCCAACAAGGAGTCCAGGACTACAAGCAGAGAAATCATctcaagaagatgatgagtgtAGGAATGGTTCTGCGGAGAGAAGactcaagaggaagaaggatCCTGAAGTTGCCGATCTGAAGGAAAATTCAAAACTTCAGAAACGCATTTCTATCAGCCCTCCAAGACTAGAATCCTTTTCTCCTGTATCTAACTGCAGGTCTGGAGACATGTATCAAACCGATGGTAAAGTGGAGCATTCAGGATCTGGAAATGTGGACAATCATGCTGAGTCCGGGTTTTCAGGTTGCAAGTTGGGAAACAAGAAAAGTGCTGGGAATGATGTGCAGCCCAATAGTGCGCTGTTAAGTGAAACATTTCAGGATGGCATTGAGTACAAAGTAGGGGATCAGGCATCTGAGAGAGTGGAGAAAACAGAGGCTGAATCTGCTGGCGATGGAGCTAGTGGCATGCCAAATACCGTGGTCAGTACTTCTGAGGATGTGGAATCTGTATCTGTAGGAGGTTCTTGTGAGAATGCAGATAGCTCTGAATGGAGTGATAATGTGGGGCCATTGCAGGTTGGTGCATGTGAAGCAGATTCCGACACACTATTGGATAATGAATGCGTAAATGGGAGTGCAATTTTTCAAAATGGCTTGACAGAAGAGTTGGAg CCAAATGTTGCACTTGGGATGGTCTTAAAAGCTCGAAGTGGAGTAAGTTCAGATTCTGTTCAGAAACCAGTGATAAG GTTGAGCTTGACATCGACGGCATGA
- the LOC122075651 gene encoding nuclear poly(A) polymerase 4-like isoform X6, giving the protein MADSGAPTGSPPTQAVQQYGVTKPISVAGPTEADIQRSLEMEKFLFDAGLYESNEEAALREEVLGQIDQIVKGWVKQLTRQKGYTDQMVDDANAVIFTFGSYRLGVHGPAADIDTLCVGPSYVNREEDFFSILHDILADIEEVAELQPVPDAHVPVMKFKFRGISIDLLYASVSLLVVPENLDISHESVLFDVDEQTVRSLNGCRVADQILRLVPNVEHFRTTLRCLKFWAKRRGVYSNVTGFLGGVNWALLVARVCQLYPNANPSMLVSRFFRVYTQWRWPNPVMLCSIEEEELGFAVWDPRKNPRDRTHVMPIITPAYPCMNSSYNVSTSTLRVMMDQFQFGNKICEEIELNKAQWSALFEPYLFFESYKNYLQVDIVAADADDLRSWKGWVESRLRQLTLKIERDTFGMLQCHPYPNEYVDTSKQCAHCAFYMGLQRKQGLRVQEGQQFDIRGTVDEFRHSVIMYTFWKPGMEIYVSHVRRKQIPSYVFPDGYRRPRPTRSPGLQAEKSSQEDDECRNGSAERRLKRKKDPEVADLKENSKLQKRISISPPRLESFSPVSNCRSGDMYQTDGKVEHSGSGNVDNHAESGFSGCKLGNKKSAGNDVQPNSALLSETFQDGIEYKVGDQASERVEKTEAESAGDGASGMPNTVVSTSEDVESVSVGGSCENADSSEWSDNVGPLQPNVALGMVLKARSGVSSDSVQKPVIRLSLTSTA; this is encoded by the exons ATGGCCGATTCCGGGGCGCCGACTGGCTCCCCGCCTACACAAGCAGTGCAGCAGTATGGGGTGACAAAACCTATATCTGTTGCTGGACCTACCGAGGCCGATATTCAGAGAAGCTTGGAAATGGAGAAG TTCTTGTTTGATGCGGGGCTTTATGAGAGCAACGAAGAAGCTGCACTGAGAGAAGAGGTTCTTGGTCAAATCGATCAG ATTGTGAAAGGTTGGGTGAAGCAGCTAACACGACAGAAAGGGTATACTGATCAAATGGTGGATGATGCTAATGCTGTAATATTTACTTTTGGGTCATATCGGCTTGGG GTACATGGTCCTGCGGCTGACATAGATACTTTGTGTGTTGGGCCTTCCTATGTGAATCGGGAG GAGGATTTCTTTAGTATTTTACATGATATCCTGGCTGACATAGAAGAAGTTGCGGAGCTTCAACCCGTTCCAGATGCTCATGTGCCTGTAATGAAATTCAAGTTCCGGGGAATATCTATTGATCTTCTTTATGCTAGTGTCTCTCTTTTGGTTGTTCCAGAA AATTTGGATATCTCCCATGAATCTGTATTGTTCGATGTTGATGAACAAACTGTTCGAAGCCTAAATGGATGTCGGGTTGCAGACCAAATTCTTCGACTTGTTCCAAATGTTGAG CATTTCCGTACGACACTTAGGTGTTTAAAGTTTTGGGCCAAAAGACGTGGTGTTTATTCTAAT GTGACTGGATTTCTTGGTGGTGTGAATTGGGCTCTTTTAGTTGCTCGGGTATGCCAGCTTTATCCAAATGCAAATCCGAGTATGCTGGTTTCCCGGTTTTTCAGGGTTTATACTCAGTGGCGTTGGCCAAACCCTGTGATGCTTTGTTCAATTGAAGAGGAAGAACTTGGGTTCGCTGTTTGGGATCCTCGTAAAAACCCCCGTGATCGGACTCATGTAATGCCAATAATCACGCCTGCATATCCTTGCATGAACTCTAGCTACAACGTTTCGACAAGTACCCTCCGGGTTATGATGGACCAGTTCCAGTTTGGAAACAAGATCTGTGAG GAAATTGAACTGAATAAAGCTCAGTGGAGTGCCTTATTTGAGCCATATCTTTTCTTCGAGTCGTATAAAAACTATCTGCAGGTTGACATAGTTGCAGCTGATGCTGACGATTTGCGTTCTTGGAAGGGCTGGGTGGAGTCCCGGCTTAGGCAACTTACTCTGAAG ATAGAGCGAGACACATTTGGGATGTTGCAGTGCCATCCTTACCCAAATGAATATGTTGACACTTCAAAGCAGTGTGCACATTGTGCCTTTTATATGGGTTTGCAGAGGAAACAGGGGTTGAGAGTCCAGGAAGGCCAGCAGTTTGATATACGTGGGACAGTTGATGAGTTTAGGCATTCAGTGATCATGTACACGTTCTGGAAACCTGGGATGGAAATCTATGTTTCTCATGTTCGTAGAAAGCAGATCCCTTCATATGTGTTTCCTGATGGGTACAGACGACCTAGGCCAACAAGGAGTCCAGGACTACAAGCAGAGAAATCATctcaagaagatgatgagtgtAGGAATGGTTCTGCGGAGAGAAGactcaagaggaagaaggatCCTGAAGTTGCCGATCTGAAGGAAAATTCAAAACTTCAGAAACGCATTTCTATCAGCCCTCCAAGACTAGAATCCTTTTCTCCTGTATCTAACTGCAGGTCTGGAGACATGTATCAAACCGATGGTAAAGTGGAGCATTCAGGATCTGGAAATGTGGACAATCATGCTGAGTCCGGGTTTTCAGGTTGCAAGTTGGGAAACAAGAAAAGTGCTGGGAATGATGTGCAGCCCAATAGTGCGCTGTTAAGTGAAACATTTCAGGATGGCATTGAGTACAAAGTAGGGGATCAGGCATCTGAGAGAGTGGAGAAAACAGAGGCTGAATCTGCTGGCGATGGAGCTAGTGGCATGCCAAATACCGTGGTCAGTACTTCTGAGGATGTGGAATCTGTATCTGTAGGAGGTTCTTGTGAGAATGCAGATAGCTCTGAATGGAGTGATAATGTGGGGCCATTGCAG CCAAATGTTGCACTTGGGATGGTCTTAAAAGCTCGAAGTGGAGTAAGTTCAGATTCTGTTCAGAAACCAGTGATAAG GTTGAGCTTGACATCGACGGCATGA